The DNA window GGTCTGCTGCCTTTTATAAATGTGcaagtatgtatgttttgttCATTTGAGCCCTTATTAATAAACCACCTTAAATATTCTTTATGTCCCAAAGGTTCTCCCTCGGGTCGACGCAGGACAAAAGGAGACACAATGTCTGAGGCTGACGGCAAATCCACCCCCCTTAATGGTAAAGGACCAGTGCAAAGAaaataactatttatttatgctgagtgtgagagataagataagataagataagaagatattcctttattagttcaGCAGTGgagacatttgcagtgtacagcagcaaaggggatagtgcaaaaaacaagatgcatcagctaacacagtaaaacaagagctaaacaaagtgaaacaaaatatgaaccatttaaatagaaggaagtataacaataggagcagtattaacaataaacagactattaataatacaattgcacaagtggaaaatgatattgcacagtgagaatgaatgaatgaaagaaattCCACCTGgagatatcaggttattgtcagttttttggtgtgtaagtggtctactgggagcagtgctggttgtggactctgacagctgcaggaaggaaggacgtCATGCTCCTTAGCACAGACCTTTAATCAGAAACATGTTTGGGTTTTACTAGGTGAAGAAAAAGAACCAGGAGAAGATCAACACAAGGAGGCAGATGCCTCCGGAAGCAAAGAGGAACAAGCGCAGTCTCAAGATGGTATAACCTCATTTTTGTAGTTTAACAGCTCCTTAAAAAGCGAGAATATGCTTgaatatatttatgttcttatttaaatgcatataaactggggaaaaaaggtttggaaacttatttggtggattatttctctgttgctaCAATGCCAATTGGCATggtattttacatcattggaaagcctgtttatttaccttcacaatgatgtccaacttgtaaggatcatgcatttggagaaaaatttgccaaaatgctctgtcaatggtaaacagtgtattctcctgttggtattgactcttgttttgagttgtttggttgattggatgattgaactctctataagtaacaaggaacaaacaagacatattgtctattttacactttattcatttaatacaccatcaggaagacggtttccaaactttttttccccagtttatctTAACTGCTGGGATACTCTTTTTGCAGCCTAATATTTAACTTTGATACAGTTTCCTTTTGTACACCTTTCGTTGAACCTCCCAGTGAGACAGCGATGTCTTCTTAACCTCATTCTCCATGGCTTTCCCTATTTTTGTAGCTCCCAAAGAAACAGCAGAGGCGTCTGGAGACAAGCCTATGCCAGATGtggaaggaggagaggtgggggcaaacggagagggagaggaggaagaagacacAGACAGCATGGATGGCAGCGGTCTTTACTCCCTGACTGAGGACggtgaaagagagagcgagggaggcaGACGGGAGAGAGTGAAGGATAAAGATGGTGGGAAAAGGGCAGCTAGAAAGAGGAATAGACCCGGCGGCGGCACCAATCACTCCACCAGCTCAGATGAGGATGACGACGAGGACGACGAAGATGAACCGAAAGACGATGAAGACGACGACGAGGCTATGGAGGCGTGGCTGGGAGCAGAGCTCCGTGACATGCGTGGCCCTATATGGCGGTCGATACCCTCACTGCGCTCCAGGGAGATCGGCAGGGACTCGCACCAGTTTGTGAGGCGTGTGTGTGGAGCCCGCGGTCTCGTGCAGAGGCTGGAGCTCCAGGGCCGACTGGAGAGACACACGGGCTGCGTCAACACGCTGCACTTCAACCCCTCGGGCACACGCCTGGCTTCAGGCAGCGATGACCTGCGAGTGGTGATCTGGGACTGGGCGGTCCGCCGTGCTGAGCTGGAGTTTGACAGTGGCCACAAGAGCAATGTGTTTCAGGTAAGGGAAAACAAAaatctttgtctctttgtctctttatgAGCAAAGACGCAGATGGattaaggaaagaaaaacaattgtACACTTTTATTTAACGATTAGGGTTAGTGATTGCTTCATATTAATCAATAGTAAATGATAAAACTTGTAAGACAAGAGAGTAGATGCAGGTTGAAGTGACTGAGTGAATGACTAATCCAAGAGACCATTGTGGTCAGAAGCTTCTAATGAGTCTTCTCCCTGCCGTTAATGTACACAGGCAAAGTTCCTGCCTCACAGTGGCGACTCCACCTTGGCCATGTGTGCTCGAGATGGTCAGATCAGAGTGGCTGAGCTCTCCGCCACACAGCGCTGCAAGAACACCAAGCGGGTAGCACAGCATAAAGGGGCAGCACACAAGGTGAgtgtttgtacagtatgtacgaCCGGAGGCATTATATTTTCCAGTTGTCCGTCCCGCGATATCGCAGGAACctctggagggaatttcttcaaatttggcacacaaaatttggactcgaggatgaactgatccGATTttggtcaaggtcactgtgacctcacaaacaGATTTTTGGCCGTAACTCAACAATTAATATGTTGATTATGACAAGTTCACGCAAATGTctgacaggataaaatgatgaagcgatgacattttggacagacatggatggatAATCGCTATAAACACgatcacatgtagaatctgtaggcaacggcgCACGATTCTGGTATCgcaagcgttctggtttccattTTTAGTCCAAGTAGTTTTGACCAATCATGAAAGAGCAGGCTTTGgctgaatgcaggtaaacagtctgagtggagagcaaaagaggcagaaCGCATTGCAATGCAGTCTGGGAACCCAGCGGCTATCGactgatgatgatttagcttgTTATTGGTTTAAATTAGCTTCAATCTGGTCGTACATGTAGtttctcaactccaactccagtctcacaTCTGAAGTTGTTAATCGGACtttaaacaatgagcagcgcacaaAAGAGGAAGTCCTGACCCGGATATCCACCGGCTACACCGGAATCCCAACAATATTGGCCCTTGCCCCCAAAGGCTTATTTGTCGTCAGACCGATAACagatgggttccgagattgacatggatgtaaactgcaacttgactggttggcgaaCATATGCAACTgcgaggtggtaattctagtttctaCCAATTTTTGTTCCAGCTGGCCCTTGAGCCAGACTCCCCCTGCTCCTTTCTGTCTGCTGGAGAGGACGCTGTTGTGTTTGGTATCGACCTGCGTCTCGACCGTCCCGCCAAGTGAGTGATACCAATATTAAAGTTCATCAAGTTTTAAATTTAGTCACCTCAGGAATTGGATTTTTATCTAAACTGACTGGCTTGTGCAATAGGTGAGCAAAATGTCATACAATGTGACACAATACACTCCTAATGATTGATTTCTGTGAAGGCAGTCACAGGTCACAACCCCGTCCTTTTTAGGAAGTTTGTGGTGTTGTTACGCAAATATCCTGTCTTTCAGTCAGTGTTGGCTGACACCCACTTTGATACACGTTCCTCTTTGCCAGTTTTCCTGTGTTTGCCATATGctatttaaaacttttttccccTTGCCAGAGATCATATTCCAGTTTCTTCTTTGTGTCTCCTTAAATGTGTGTGGCAGTAAACTGGTGGTTGTAAAGGAAGGGGATAAAAAAGTGGGGCTGTACACCATCTTTGTGAACCCAGCCAAGACACAACACTTTGCCGTGGGCGGAAGAGATCAGTATGTGAGGTATGAAGCAGGTTGTTGCTCTAGTGCTGATTATTTCACTAATAATGAAAAATGGGAT is part of the Sebastes umbrosus isolate fSebUmb1 chromosome 12, fSebUmb1.pri, whole genome shotgun sequence genome and encodes:
- the dcaf8 gene encoding DDB1- and CUL4-associated factor 8 isoform X2; the encoded protein is MSEADGKSTPLNGEEKEPGEDQHKEADASGSKEEQAQSQDAPKETAEASGDKPMPDVEGGEVGANGEGEEEEDTDSMDGSGLYSLTEDGERESEGGRRERVKDKDGGKRAARKRNRPGGGTNHSTSSDEDDDEDDEDEPKDDEDDDEAMEAWLGAELRDMRGPIWRSIPSLRSREIGRDSHQFVRRVCGARGLVQRLELQGRLERHTGCVNTLHFNPSGTRLASGSDDLRVVIWDWAVRRAELEFDSGHKSNVFQAKFLPHSGDSTLAMCARDGQIRVAELSATQRCKNTKRVAQHKGAAHKLALEPDSPCSFLSAGEDAVVFGIDLRLDRPANKLVVVKEGDKKVGLYTIFVNPAKTQHFAVGGRDQYVRIYDQRKINENDNNGVLKKFCPSHLVSSESKTNITCLVYSHDGTELLASYNDEDIYLFDSNHSDGADYRRRYKGHRNNATVKGVNFYGPCSEFVVSGSDCGHIYLWDKYSARIVQFMEGDRGGVVNCLEPHPHLPGMATSGLDHDIKLWAPTAESPTGLKGLKEVMKKNKRERDEDSVRHGDQYDTQLLWFLMRHMRNRRPPRARREGADADTDESWSSPDSSDEEEGGNRRW
- the dcaf8 gene encoding DDB1- and CUL4-associated factor 8 isoform X1 yields the protein MSEADGKSTPLNGEEKEPGEDQHKEADASGSKEEQAQSQDAPKETAEASGDKPMPDVEGGEVGANGEGEEEEDTDSMDGSGLYSLTEDGERESEGGRRERVKDKDGGKRAARKRNRPGGGTNHSTSSDEDDDEDDEDEPKDDEDDDEAMEAWLGAELRDMRGPIWRSIPSLRSREIGRDSHQFVRRVCGARGLVQRLELQGRLERHTGCVNTLHFNPSGTRLASGSDDLRVVIWDWAVRRAELEFDSGHKSNVFQAKFLPHSGDSTLAMCARDGQIRVAELSATQRCKNTKRVAQHKGAAHKLALEPDSPCSFLSAGEDAVVFGIDLRLDRPANKLVVVKEGDKKVGLYTIFVNPAKTQHFAVGGRDQYVRIYDQRKINENDNNGVLKKFCPSHLVSSESKTNITCLVYSHDGTELLASYNDEDIYLFDSNHSDGADYRRRYKGHRNNATVKGVNFYGPCSEFVVSGSDCGHIYLWDKYSARIVQFMEGDRGGVVNCLEPHPHLPGMATSGLDHDIKLWAPTAESPTGLKGLKEVMKKNKRERDEDSVRHGDQYDTQLLWFLMRHMRNRRPPRARREGADADTDESWSSPDSSDEEEGGPDHVQCMSS